A single Chryseobacterium sp. DNA region contains:
- a CDS encoding four helix bundle protein, producing the protein MMTKNFENFPVYLKSLDVIEKVYRFLQAKSFEKEFEFNNPIKRASFSVSNNIRRLGI; encoded by the coding sequence ATGATGACAAAAAATTTTGAAAATTTCCCTGTGTATCTCAAAAGTTTAGATGTCATTGAAAAAGTTTACAGATTTCTTCAGGCTAAAAGTTTTGAAAAAGAATTTGAATTTAATAACCCGATAAAAAGAGCGAGTTTTTCAGTTAGCAACAATATTAGAAGGCTCGGAATATAA
- the murD gene encoding UDP-N-acetylmuramoyl-L-alanine--D-glutamate ligase yields MKIVVLGGGESGCGAAYLAKKKGLEVFLSDKGAIKDNYKQFLTDNEIEFEEGKHDEERILSADWIVKSPGIPKKAEIIHKIHEKGIRLSSEIEFASEFTDAKIIAITGSNGKTTTTSLIYYILKNDGLNVGLGGNIGYSFAKQVADENYEYYVLEVSSFQLDDIQNFRPYISLLLNLSQDHLDQYNYNYEEYALAKFRIAENQENDNFFIYNKDDEMSKNLLEKLEIKAKMIPFSTKEKLAEGGYINNENIVVKVKDEFSMKIDELSLLGNHNVANSLAASIAGKILEINNESIRNSLMTFQAVEHRLEFVSEIDGVKYINDSKATNVNATYYALESMKTPTVWIVGGLDKGNDYTEIEDLVKRKVKAIVCLGIDNKKIIDFFKEKKEFIYDTSSMEEAVKISKSLAKKGDTVLLSPCCASFDLFKSYEDRGNQFKQQVLKANGQ; encoded by the coding sequence ATGAAAATAGTTGTTTTAGGAGGAGGAGAAAGCGGATGCGGTGCTGCTTATTTGGCCAAAAAGAAAGGTCTGGAAGTATTTCTTTCGGACAAAGGAGCCATTAAGGATAACTATAAGCAGTTTCTTACCGATAATGAAATTGAATTTGAAGAAGGAAAGCATGATGAAGAAAGAATTCTAAGTGCAGACTGGATTGTAAAAAGCCCGGGAATTCCGAAAAAGGCAGAGATCATTCATAAAATTCATGAAAAAGGAATAAGGCTTTCTTCTGAAATTGAATTTGCATCCGAATTTACAGATGCAAAGATTATTGCCATTACCGGAAGTAACGGAAAAACAACCACCACTTCTCTGATCTATTACATCCTGAAAAATGACGGATTAAATGTAGGTCTTGGAGGAAATATCGGATACAGCTTTGCAAAGCAGGTAGCCGATGAAAACTATGAATATTATGTACTGGAGGTAAGCTCCTTCCAGCTGGATGATATTCAGAATTTCAGACCTTATATTTCTTTGTTGCTGAACTTGTCTCAGGATCACCTGGATCAGTACAACTACAATTATGAAGAATATGCGCTGGCAAAATTCAGGATAGCTGAAAATCAGGAAAATGACAATTTTTTCATCTACAACAAAGATGATGAAATGAGTAAAAACCTTCTTGAAAAGCTGGAAATAAAAGCTAAAATGATTCCTTTCTCCACCAAGGAAAAACTGGCTGAAGGGGGATACATTAATAATGAAAACATTGTGGTAAAGGTAAAAGATGAATTCTCAATGAAAATTGATGAATTGTCTCTTCTTGGAAACCACAACGTAGCGAACAGCCTGGCGGCTTCAATAGCCGGTAAAATATTGGAAATCAACAATGAAAGCATCAGGAATTCATTAATGACATTCCAGGCAGTAGAACACAGACTGGAGTTTGTCTCTGAAATTGACGGAGTAAAATACATCAACGACAGTAAAGCCACCAATGTCAATGCCACCTACTACGCACTAGAAAGTATGAAAACTCCAACTGTATGGATCGTTGGAGGATTAGATAAAGGGAATGACTACACCGAAATTGAGGATCTGGTCAAAAGAAAAGTAAAGGCGATTGTTTGCCTTGGAATAGACAACAAAAAGATCATAGACTTCTTTAAAGAGAAGAAGGAATTTATTTATGATACTTCAAGTATGGAAGAAGCAGTGAAAATATCAAAATCACTGGCTAAAAAAGGGGATACAGTCCTTTTATCTCCATGCTGTGCAAGCTTTGATTTATTCAAAAGCTATGAAGACAGAGGAAACCAGTTTAAACAGCAGGTATTAAAAGCCAATGGCCAATAG
- the murG gene encoding undecaprenyldiphospho-muramoylpentapeptide beta-N-acetylglucosaminyltransferase yields the protein MSKKLKIVLSGGGTGGHIFPAIAIADEIKKRFPDAEFLFIGANGKMEMEKVPQAGYKIEGIDIAGIDRGNLLSNLGLPFKILKSLSKSKRIIKSFAPDFAVGTGGFASGPALYEASKLGIPIFIQEQNAYAGVTNKILSRKAKAVFTAYPKVEGFPAEKIKFLGNPIRSTIISGMQETAVAKEKMGLNKDRLTILSVGGSLGSRTLNNAWKSHLNEIINKDYQLIWQTGKLDYKDILEETKDIDTRNIQILEFIKDMELAYSAADIIVSRAGAIAISELAVAQKPVLLVPFPFAAEDHQTKNAMNLVEKNAARMVKDSEMQEKFWNTLSEICENESVRKEMSDNLTYFAKPDAAKEIVDEILNVITR from the coding sequence ATGAGCAAAAAATTAAAAATAGTATTATCAGGCGGAGGAACAGGAGGACACATCTTCCCTGCCATCGCCATCGCTGATGAGATCAAAAAAAGATTTCCTGATGCAGAATTTTTGTTCATTGGAGCCAACGGTAAAATGGAAATGGAAAAAGTTCCTCAGGCCGGTTATAAAATAGAAGGAATCGATATTGCAGGAATCGACAGGGGAAATCTGTTATCCAATTTGGGACTTCCTTTTAAGATTCTTAAAAGTTTGTCAAAGTCAAAGAGGATCATCAAAAGCTTTGCACCCGATTTTGCAGTAGGAACCGGTGGTTTTGCCAGCGGACCCGCCCTTTATGAAGCAAGTAAACTGGGAATTCCGATTTTCATTCAGGAGCAGAATGCCTATGCCGGAGTAACCAATAAAATTCTAAGCAGGAAAGCCAAAGCTGTTTTCACGGCCTACCCAAAAGTAGAAGGCTTTCCGGCAGAAAAAATAAAATTTCTGGGAAATCCGATCCGTTCCACTATTATTTCAGGAATGCAGGAAACAGCAGTGGCAAAAGAAAAAATGGGATTAAACAAAGACAGACTTACTATTTTATCGGTAGGTGGTTCTTTAGGATCCAGAACATTGAACAATGCCTGGAAATCTCATTTAAATGAAATTATAAATAAAGATTATCAGCTGATCTGGCAGACCGGAAAGCTTGATTATAAAGATATTTTAGAAGAAACAAAAGATATAGACACCAGAAATATTCAGATCCTTGAATTCATCAAAGATATGGAACTGGCTTATTCTGCAGCCGATATCATTGTTTCCAGAGCCGGAGCCATAGCCATTTCAGAGTTGGCTGTAGCACAGAAACCGGTATTGCTGGTTCCTTTCCCTTTTGCCGCGGAAGACCATCAAACCAAAAATGCCATGAACCTGGTTGAAAAAAATGCAGCCAGAATGGTAAAAGACTCTGAAATGCAGGAAAAGTTCTGGAATACCCTTTCAGAGATCTGCGAAAATGAAAGTGTAAGAAAAGAAATGTCAGACAATCTTACATATTTTGCCAAGCCAGATGCCGCAAAAGAGATTGTAGATGAGATATTGAATGTAATAACAAGATGA
- the ftsA gene encoding cell division protein FtsA has translation MENQEYSVGLDIGTTKIVAIVGRRNAHGKIEVLGVGKAKSLGVHKGIVNNISQTINSIKAAVSEAQSSAGVPIRKVTVGIAGKHIRSLQHSDYIMREHPDKFITDDDIEALKDQVKKLVMLPGEEIIHVLPQEYKVDSEGEIQEPVGMHGKRLEANFHVVVGQMGSIRNIARCVREAGLEMEALTLEPLASSEAVLTKEEKEAGVAIVDIGGGTTDIAIFKDNIIRHTCVIPYGGGIITEDIKEGCSIIEKHAEQLKVKFGSAVPELEKDSTFVTIPGLHGRPDKEISLKTLAQIINARVEEVLEMVNTELKAYGAFEQKKKLIAGIVLTGGGSNLKHLRQLANYTTGFDSRIGFANEYIANDKNQYLKGPEFATSIGLLMESLKIRDKKQTADEIQETASEQPQPEAVSASVQAETAQTVQQQAASVQEQPVANEQRENRKAKLTFGQSLMEKVKKFFEEVE, from the coding sequence ATGGAAAATCAAGAGTATTCAGTAGGTCTGGACATCGGGACAACAAAGATAGTCGCGATTGTCGGAAGAAGGAATGCACACGGGAAGATAGAAGTTCTCGGTGTAGGAAAAGCTAAAAGTCTTGGTGTTCATAAAGGTATTGTGAATAATATTTCACAAACTATTAATTCAATCAAGGCCGCAGTGTCCGAAGCACAATCCAGTGCCGGCGTTCCTATCCGCAAGGTAACGGTAGGTATTGCTGGAAAACACATCCGTTCCCTGCAGCATTCCGATTATATTATGCGTGAACATCCGGATAAATTTATTACAGACGATGACATTGAAGCATTAAAGGATCAGGTCAAGAAACTGGTCATGCTTCCTGGAGAAGAAATTATCCATGTACTTCCTCAAGAATATAAAGTGGATTCCGAAGGTGAAATTCAGGAGCCTGTCGGAATGCACGGAAAACGTTTAGAGGCTAACTTCCACGTAGTCGTTGGGCAGATGGGAAGCATCCGAAATATCGCAAGATGCGTTCGTGAAGCCGGATTAGAAATGGAAGCTCTTACTTTAGAGCCTTTAGCGTCTTCAGAAGCTGTTCTTACAAAAGAAGAAAAAGAAGCTGGTGTAGCGATTGTTGACATTGGTGGAGGAACAACTGATATTGCTATTTTTAAAGATAATATCATCCGTCACACTTGTGTTATTCCTTACGGTGGCGGAATTATTACAGAAGATATCAAGGAAGGCTGTTCAATTATTGAGAAACATGCTGAACAACTGAAAGTAAAATTTGGTTCAGCTGTTCCCGAATTGGAAAAAGACAGTACTTTTGTAACCATTCCCGGGCTTCACGGAAGACCTGATAAAGAAATTTCCTTAAAAACTCTGGCACAGATTATCAACGCGAGAGTAGAAGAAGTTTTGGAAATGGTGAACACAGAGCTGAAAGCTTACGGTGCTTTTGAACAAAAGAAAAAGCTGATCGCCGGTATTGTCTTGACCGGTGGCGGTTCAAACTTAAAGCACCTTCGCCAGCTGGCTAATTATACAACAGGTTTTGACAGTAGAATTGGTTTTGCCAATGAATATATTGCCAACGATAAAAATCAGTATCTGAAAGGTCCTGAATTTGCTACTTCTATCGGGTTATTGATGGAGAGTTTAAAGATCAGGGACAAAAAGCAGACTGCCGATGAGATACAGGAAACAGCCAGCGAGCAGCCACAGCCTGAAGCAGTATCTGCCTCCGTGCAGGCAGAAACAGCACAGACGGTTCAGCAGCAGGCAGCATCTGTTCAGGAGCAACCAGTAGCCAACGAACAGCGGGAAAACAGAAAAGCGAAATTAACCTTCGGGCAGTCGCTTATGGAAAAAGTAAAAAAATTCTTTGAAGAAGTAGAATAA
- the mraY gene encoding phospho-N-acetylmuramoyl-pentapeptide-transferase has protein sequence MLYYLYEYLTNHGIHVPGLGMLKYISFRAGMAVLFSLIIALVYGKRVINYLRTKQMGELVRDLGLDGQKQKEGTPTMGGLIIILATLIPVLLFTRITNVYIVLLLVSMLWMGAIGFLDDYLKKVKKNKDGLSGKFKVVGQVGLGLIVGITMYFHPDITVKRKYADAKVVNRNNVEQNFMPTEKITVSTVPFAKNNEFDYSGILFWMNDKDAHEWAWIVFIPIVIFIVTAVSNGANIADGIDGLAAGTSTVILLTLALFAYISGNIIFADYLNIMFLPNMGETTIFAVALVGAVIGFFWYNTYPAQVFMGDTGSLMLGGVIAVLAIILRKELLIPVLCGVFLIELLSVILQVWVFKYRKRKYGLEYAQNNRLFKMSPLHHHYQKEGFHESKIVNRMIIIGVILAIVCLITLKMR, from the coding sequence ATGCTATACTATCTATACGAATATTTAACCAACCATGGGATCCATGTTCCGGGATTAGGGATGTTAAAATACATTTCCTTCCGTGCCGGAATGGCGGTATTGTTTTCTCTTATCATTGCTCTTGTCTACGGAAAAAGAGTGATCAATTATCTGAGAACAAAACAAATGGGTGAATTGGTGCGTGATCTTGGGCTGGATGGCCAAAAGCAAAAAGAAGGAACTCCTACGATGGGAGGGCTTATCATCATTTTGGCAACCCTTATTCCGGTGCTGTTATTTACAAGAATCACCAATGTCTATATTGTTCTCTTGTTGGTTTCAATGTTATGGATGGGAGCCATTGGTTTTCTTGATGATTATTTAAAGAAAGTTAAGAAAAACAAAGACGGGTTAAGCGGTAAGTTTAAGGTAGTAGGACAGGTCGGTTTAGGGCTAATTGTCGGAATTACAATGTATTTCCACCCGGACATCACGGTTAAAAGAAAATATGCCGATGCAAAAGTAGTAAACAGAAATAATGTAGAGCAAAACTTCATGCCTACTGAAAAAATAACAGTTTCCACCGTTCCTTTTGCTAAGAATAATGAATTCGATTACAGTGGAATTTTATTTTGGATGAATGATAAAGATGCTCACGAATGGGCATGGATTGTATTTATCCCCATTGTCATTTTTATTGTAACAGCCGTTTCGAACGGGGCCAATATTGCCGACGGAATAGATGGTCTTGCTGCAGGAACCAGTACCGTTATACTCCTTACCCTGGCTCTTTTCGCCTATATTTCCGGAAACATTATTTTTGCCGATTATCTCAACATCATGTTCCTTCCGAATATGGGGGAAACCACCATTTTTGCGGTTGCATTAGTAGGAGCGGTAATAGGCTTCTTTTGGTACAATACCTATCCTGCACAGGTATTCATGGGAGATACAGGAAGTTTGATGCTGGGCGGAGTAATTGCGGTTTTAGCGATTATCTTGAGAAAAGAGCTCCTGATCCCTGTTTTATGTGGAGTATTCTTAATAGAATTACTCTCTGTAATCTTACAGGTTTGGGTCTTCAAATATAGAAAAAGAAAATATGGGCTGGAATATGCCCAAAACAATAGACTATTCAAAATGTCACCATTACACCATCATTATCAGAAAGAAGGTTTCCACGAAAGTAAAATCGTGAACAGAATGATCATCATCGGTGTAATCCTGGCGATTGTATGTCTGATCACCTTGAAAATGAGATAA
- a CDS encoding UDP-N-acetylmuramoyl-L-alanyl-D-glutamate--2,6-diaminopimelate ligase — protein sequence MTVTELVNRIPVIEIHGDSNREVAELVFDSRKVTENALYIAMRGTVADGHTFIVSAIEKGAATIVCEEFPETLSENVTYVKVKDSSKALGHLASNFYGNPSRNLKLIGVTGTNGKTSVSTLLFDVFRNLGYEAALLSTVEIRIGEEIIPATHTTPDVITINSILAEAVEKGCEFAFMEVSSHGIAQNRIEGLHFKVAGFTNLTHDHLDYHKTFEEYLKTKKRFFDGLEDTAVAITNIDDKNGTVMLQNTKAKKKSYALKTMADYHGKLLEVDFNGMLLNFNGKEFWTTLTGKFNVYNLLLVFGIAAELGVEQDEILQAISKLKRVSGRFETFKSEGGIFFIVDYAHTPDALENILDSINDIRTKNERLITVFGCGGDRDHSKRPEMGNIATKKSTLAIITSDNPRTEDPAQIIKEIEAGVEPQNFSKYTSIPDRKEAIKMAIKFAEPKDIVLVAGKGHETYQEINGVKHHFDDKEVINELWKLMSK from the coding sequence ATGACAGTAACAGAATTAGTAAACAGAATCCCAGTAATAGAGATCCACGGTGACAGCAACCGTGAGGTCGCTGAGTTGGTCTTCGACAGCAGAAAAGTGACAGAAAATGCTCTTTACATTGCCATGAGAGGAACCGTGGCGGATGGCCATACATTCATTGTATCTGCTATTGAAAAAGGGGCAGCCACAATCGTGTGTGAAGAATTTCCCGAAACACTGTCGGAAAATGTAACCTATGTAAAAGTAAAAGATTCATCTAAAGCTTTAGGACACCTGGCTTCTAATTTCTACGGAAACCCTTCCAGGAACCTGAAACTGATAGGAGTTACGGGAACCAACGGAAAGACCTCTGTCTCTACCCTGCTTTTTGATGTTTTCAGAAACCTGGGATATGAAGCAGCCTTACTGTCAACTGTTGAAATCAGAATCGGAGAAGAAATCATTCCGGCAACCCATACAACCCCGGATGTGATCACGATCAACAGCATTTTAGCTGAGGCGGTGGAAAAAGGATGTGAATTTGCTTTCATGGAAGTAAGCTCCCACGGCATTGCTCAAAACAGAATCGAAGGACTGCATTTCAAAGTAGCCGGCTTCACAAACCTGACGCACGATCATTTAGACTATCATAAAACATTCGAAGAATATCTAAAAACAAAAAAAAGATTCTTCGATGGGCTGGAAGATACGGCCGTTGCCATCACCAATATAGATGACAAGAACGGAACTGTAATGCTTCAGAACACAAAGGCTAAAAAGAAGTCTTATGCTTTGAAGACCATGGCAGACTATCACGGAAAACTCTTAGAAGTTGATTTCAACGGAATGCTGCTGAATTTCAACGGCAAAGAATTCTGGACCACATTGACCGGAAAATTCAATGTATACAATCTATTACTGGTTTTCGGAATCGCAGCTGAACTTGGTGTTGAACAGGATGAGATCCTTCAGGCCATCAGCAAGTTAAAAAGAGTTTCAGGAAGGTTTGAGACCTTTAAGTCAGAGGGCGGAATTTTCTTTATCGTAGATTATGCCCATACTCCGGATGCTTTGGAAAATATTCTGGACAGCATTAACGATATCAGAACCAAAAATGAAAGATTAATCACTGTTTTTGGCTGCGGAGGAGACCGAGATCATTCCAAAAGACCTGAAATGGGAAATATTGCCACGAAAAAATCAACATTGGCAATCATCACTTCAGACAACCCGAGAACAGAAGATCCGGCACAGATCATCAAAGAAATTGAAGCGGGTGTTGAACCTCAGAACTTCAGCAAATACACTTCAATTCCGGACAGAAAAGAAGCCATAAAAATGGCTATAAAGTTTGCAGAACCTAAAGATATTGTTTTAGTAGCCGGAAAAGGGCACGAAACTTATCAGGAGATAAATGGGGTAAAACATCATTTTGATGACAAAGAAGTAATTAATGAGCTTTGGAAATTGATGAGTAAATAA
- a CDS encoding cell division protein FtsQ: MKNKYRILKIVVTVIILGLLLSFSLKRFSRQQITDNKISVKMSEKTPVYFVDEKDIREIVKKENPSGKVGDLNIPSLEKKINALPAVDSANVYLNLNGKLNLDIKQRIPVFRLNKDGKDFYVDEKGIEFPISRTYSHPCMLVTGNVQPDEYEKLAELVEKIDKDDFSKKFFIGISKSRDSYNLLTSEGNYRVEIGDLDNIDFKVKGFKTFVEKYLVYQDPQKYSMVSVKYQNQIVTTLNPYFKENDSLLKAGKLELAKVPSSTAPVKKQKTKPKTTETKKNSSAQVKPKESSKPKETKKTDKKPTASAQSKPKQKAKVKIE; the protein is encoded by the coding sequence ATGAAAAATAAATACAGAATATTAAAAATTGTTGTTACGGTAATCATCCTGGGATTGTTACTGAGTTTCTCATTGAAGAGATTCAGCCGCCAGCAGATTACAGACAATAAGATTTCTGTAAAAATGAGTGAAAAGACCCCTGTTTATTTTGTGGATGAAAAAGATATCAGGGAAATTGTCAAAAAAGAAAACCCTTCAGGGAAAGTGGGAGATCTTAATATTCCTTCTTTAGAAAAGAAGATTAATGCTCTTCCTGCCGTAGATAGTGCCAACGTATATCTGAACCTGAACGGAAAGCTTAATCTGGATATCAAACAGAGAATTCCCGTTTTCAGGCTCAATAAAGATGGAAAAGATTTTTATGTGGATGAAAAAGGGATAGAATTTCCGATTTCAAGAACCTATTCACATCCATGTATGCTGGTAACAGGAAACGTACAGCCTGATGAATACGAAAAGCTGGCTGAGCTGGTTGAAAAGATTGATAAAGATGATTTCAGCAAGAAATTCTTCATAGGAATTTCAAAAAGCAGAGACAGCTACAATCTTCTGACAAGCGAAGGCAACTACCGGGTAGAGATCGGAGATTTGGATAATATCGACTTTAAGGTAAAAGGATTTAAAACTTTTGTGGAGAAATACCTGGTCTATCAGGACCCACAAAAATACAGCATGGTATCGGTAAAATATCAGAACCAGATTGTAACCACATTAAATCCTTACTTCAAAGAAAACGACAGTCTTCTGAAGGCGGGAAAACTGGAACTGGCAAAGGTTCCGTCATCCACGGCTCCCGTTAAAAAACAGAAAACAAAACCAAAGACAACAGAAACTAAAAAAAACAGCTCTGCACAGGTAAAGCCTAAAGAGAGCTCCAAGCCAAAAGAAACGAAAAAAACGGATAAAAAACCAACGGCTTCAGCACAGTCCAAACCAAAGCAGAAAGCCAAAGTGAAAATAGAATAA
- the murC gene encoding UDP-N-acetylmuramate--L-alanine ligase: MKKLETYQNFYFVGIGGIGMSALARYFNASGKKVLGYDKTNTKLTQNLIKEGIDIVFEDLIDERITSLQKENTLVIYTPAIKTLGILDYFNQNQFEVLKRAKVLGLITENTDCIAVAGTHGKTTTSTLISHLCKEADLPFSCFLGGISENFKSNFLYNGSTYSVVEADEYDRSFLNLSPDWAVVTSTDADHLDIYVDKSHIEEGFRQFAALVPEDKKLFVRKGVEIGRGHQTYAVNEKADYYSDHLRMDHDKIYFDFHTPTETIKDFVWEIPGIHNVENATVALAILHNLGADFDTLKKAIANFKGIKRRYTKHIYENGKIYIDDYAHHPTEINAVMGSIRTFYPDKKLLVVFQPHLFSRTRDFADGFAESLSRADELMLLDIYPARELQENFEGITSSWLLEKVNLDKKEVSPLSDAFEKIKEKDFDILLTVGAGNIDTLYDPICEWMKKI, encoded by the coding sequence ATGAAGAAATTAGAAACATATCAAAACTTTTACTTCGTTGGAATCGGAGGTATCGGAATGAGTGCTTTAGCACGTTATTTCAATGCATCCGGTAAAAAGGTATTGGGATATGATAAAACCAATACAAAACTCACTCAAAATCTGATCAAAGAAGGAATTGATATTGTTTTTGAAGACCTTATTGATGAAAGGATAACCTCTCTTCAGAAAGAAAATACATTGGTCATCTACACTCCCGCTATCAAAACGCTTGGAATTTTAGATTACTTTAATCAAAATCAGTTTGAAGTTTTAAAACGTGCAAAAGTTTTAGGATTAATTACAGAAAATACAGATTGTATCGCAGTAGCAGGAACTCATGGAAAAACGACTACGTCTACCCTGATTTCCCATCTATGCAAAGAAGCAGATCTCCCTTTTTCATGCTTTTTAGGTGGTATTTCTGAAAACTTTAAATCCAACTTCCTGTATAACGGATCAACTTACTCTGTCGTTGAAGCGGATGAATATGACAGAAGCTTTTTGAACCTTTCTCCGGATTGGGCAGTAGTAACTTCAACAGATGCCGATCACCTGGATATTTATGTTGATAAGAGCCATATTGAAGAAGGATTCAGACAATTTGCTGCGCTGGTTCCTGAAGACAAAAAATTATTTGTAAGAAAAGGAGTTGAGATTGGCAGAGGACATCAAACCTATGCGGTGAATGAAAAAGCGGACTATTATTCGGATCATCTTCGTATGGATCATGATAAAATCTATTTTGACTTCCATACCCCAACAGAAACCATTAAAGATTTTGTTTGGGAAATCCCGGGAATCCATAATGTGGAAAATGCTACGGTAGCATTGGCTATTCTTCACAATTTAGGCGCAGATTTTGATACGCTGAAAAAAGCAATAGCTAATTTTAAAGGAATTAAAAGAAGATATACCAAGCATATCTATGAAAATGGTAAAATTTACATTGATGACTATGCTCACCACCCTACAGAAATCAATGCTGTAATGGGTTCTATCAGAACATTTTATCCCGATAAAAAATTATTGGTTGTTTTCCAGCCACACCTTTTCAGCAGAACAAGAGATTTTGCAGACGGGTTTGCTGAAAGCTTAAGCCGTGCTGATGAATTGATGCTGCTTGACATCTACCCGGCAAGAGAACTTCAGGAAAATTTTGAAGGAATTACTTCAAGCTGGCTGTTGGAAAAAGTGAATTTAGATAAAAAAGAAGTATCGCCTTTATCTGATGCTTTTGAAAAAATAAAAGAAAAAGATTTTGATATCCTTCTTACAGTAGGCGCAGGAAATATAGATACCCTGTACGACCCTATCTGTGAATGGATGAAAAAAATCTGA
- a CDS encoding FtsW/RodA/SpoVE family cell cycle protein: MDEQNTENRFEFLKGDKVLWMVILVISIFSIFPVYSASSNLEYIVNNGTTTGHVIKHMFFVVLGLGIMRLVGTVKYEYIGKLSSILLGLMVVLLVVTMFTGQTIDGASASRWLKIPGTPISFQPSSFAFLMLIIYLCRYLTKKITRERLPIENIMYIFGPILLVFVLVAKDNGSTALMILMVSVIVLIIGQLHWKYIAGFISASFVAIVFFLLIALNTNMIGGNRVHTWMSRIETFTSSKAKTADTDDESVKAKNYQVMQAKAAIVHGGITGMGPGKSALKQMLPQSASDFIFAVIVEEYGVIGAAFLISLYLIMMIRIVMIASKMPAFFGSLLVLSLGVMIFIQLSVNIAVAINLIPVTGQPLPLISYGGTSMLVTYLQLGIILNISSRIQIYDEEGMGKKQSIAEINDIA, from the coding sequence ATGGACGAACAGAACACAGAAAACAGATTTGAGTTTCTAAAGGGCGATAAAGTACTTTGGATGGTCATCCTTGTGATCTCCATCTTCTCTATTTTCCCCGTATACTCTGCAAGTTCAAATCTGGAATACATCGTTAATAACGGGACCACCACCGGTCACGTTATCAAACATATGTTCTTTGTAGTCTTAGGGTTAGGAATCATGAGACTGGTAGGAACCGTAAAATATGAATACATCGGCAAGCTCAGCAGTATTTTGCTGGGGCTGATGGTTGTTTTACTGGTTGTTACCATGTTTACTGGCCAGACTATAGACGGAGCCAGTGCTTCCAGATGGCTGAAAATCCCGGGAACCCCTATTTCATTCCAGCCGTCATCATTTGCTTTCTTAATGCTGATTATCTATCTGTGCAGATATTTAACCAAAAAGATCACCAGGGAAAGACTTCCGATAGAGAATATCATGTATATTTTCGGACCGATCCTTCTTGTTTTTGTACTGGTTGCAAAAGATAACGGATCCACAGCACTCATGATTTTAATGGTTTCCGTAATCGTTTTGATCATTGGGCAGCTTCACTGGAAATATATTGCAGGATTCATTTCCGCTTCATTTGTGGCCATTGTTTTCTTTTTACTGATTGCTTTGAATACCAATATGATCGGTGGAAACCGTGTCCATACATGGATGAGCCGTATTGAAACATTTACCTCCAGTAAAGCCAAAACGGCAGATACTGATGATGAAAGTGTAAAAGCAAAAAATTATCAGGTAATGCAGGCAAAGGCAGCCATTGTACACGGAGGCATTACAGGGATGGGACCTGGAAAAAGTGCATTAAAACAAATGCTTCCACAGTCTGCGTCCGACTTTATCTTCGCTGTGATCGTAGAAGAATATGGAGTAATTGGTGCTGCTTTTCTGATCAGTCTTTATCTCATTATGATGATACGGATTGTGATGATCGCCAGTAAAATGCCGGCCTTCTTCGGATCATTGCTGGTGCTCAGTCTCGGGGTAATGATTTTTATACAGCTTTCAGTCAACATTGCTGTTGCAATCAATCTGATCCCGGTAACAGGTCAGCCGCTGCCTTTAATAAGTTATGGGGGAACCTCAATGCTGGTCACCTACTTGCAGTTAGGAATTATTTTGAATATAAGCTCCAGAATCCAGATTTACGATGAAGAAGGAATGGGCAAAAAACAAAGCATCGCAGAAATAAACGATATTGCTTAG